The following are encoded together in the Ralstonia insidiosa genome:
- a CDS encoding protoporphyrinogen/coproporphyrinogen oxidase, which translates to MRHFIVVGAGIAGLNAARHLQRAGCSVTVLEAARSPGGRIRSVPFHGQTIECGAQFVSSRYRYVLPLLQEAGLASRLRKTSAVAAMQRGPVFHAVHSKRPWTLGTSGQLTWGETWQMLRGGLATAREVRGVDPSHYASLAALDDEDAQAWSTRVFGEAAARYFFEPMVHGLYFHRLAGTSRALLGALTAFNGADTLTVDGGWQALPRAMASALDVRYGANVEQVSETLEGVRLCVNGEWLDADGAVLAVPAHIARAWLPQTRLGESAVLEARYAPSVHVALGLPPSWSAPKVFQPVYGALFAPVEGSPLAALTFQQGKTPGDGPIVCAMLGEQAAAKVGHLSDTALVRFVVEAMAAHLPGIDRAAVSTHLQRWEAAEPRSPVGRARAIAAYRNTLGRDRRVVLAGDYLGSPWTDGAAETGHWAAQHLLAARMQRPDHAALARAVA; encoded by the coding sequence ATGCGACATTTCATCGTTGTGGGTGCGGGCATTGCCGGGCTCAATGCCGCGCGCCATCTGCAGCGGGCCGGCTGCTCCGTCACCGTGCTGGAAGCGGCACGCTCGCCCGGCGGGCGCATCCGCAGCGTGCCCTTCCACGGCCAGACCATCGAGTGCGGCGCGCAGTTCGTGTCATCGCGCTACCGCTACGTGCTGCCATTGCTGCAGGAGGCTGGGCTGGCCTCGCGCCTGCGCAAGACTTCGGCGGTGGCGGCCATGCAACGCGGGCCGGTGTTCCATGCGGTGCACAGCAAGCGCCCATGGACGCTCGGCACCAGCGGCCAGCTCACCTGGGGTGAAACCTGGCAAATGCTGCGCGGTGGCCTGGCCACCGCACGCGAGGTACGCGGCGTCGACCCGAGCCATTACGCCAGCCTCGCCGCACTGGACGACGAGGATGCGCAAGCCTGGAGCACCCGCGTGTTCGGCGAGGCTGCCGCGCGCTATTTCTTCGAGCCGATGGTCCACGGCCTGTACTTCCATCGGCTGGCCGGCACGTCACGCGCGCTGCTGGGTGCGCTCACGGCCTTCAACGGTGCTGACACGCTGACGGTCGATGGTGGCTGGCAAGCCCTGCCGCGTGCGATGGCTTCAGCGCTCGACGTGCGTTACGGCGCGAATGTGGAGCAAGTCAGCGAAACGTTGGAAGGCGTACGCCTGTGCGTGAACGGGGAATGGCTCGATGCCGATGGCGCGGTGCTTGCCGTGCCGGCGCATATCGCACGCGCATGGTTGCCGCAGACTAGGCTTGGAGAATCTGCCGTGCTGGAGGCGCGCTACGCACCGAGCGTGCATGTGGCGCTGGGGCTCCCGCCGTCCTGGTCGGCACCCAAGGTGTTCCAGCCGGTGTATGGCGCGCTGTTTGCGCCGGTGGAGGGCAGTCCGCTGGCCGCACTCACGTTTCAGCAGGGGAAGACGCCCGGCGATGGTCCGATCGTCTGCGCGATGCTGGGCGAGCAGGCGGCGGCAAAGGTCGGGCACTTGAGCGATACAGCGCTGGTGCGCTTTGTCGTGGAGGCGATGGCCGCGCACCTGCCTGGCATCGACCGGGCTGCGGTGTCGACACACCTGCAGCGCTGGGAGGCAGCCGAGCCACGCTCACCCGTGGGCCGCGCACGCGCGATCGCGGCTTACCGCAACACACTCGGGCGCGATCGTCGTGTGGTTCTGGCGGGGGACTACCTCGGCAGCCCCTGGACGGATGGCGCTGCCGAAACCGGCCACTGGGCCGCACAGCATTTGCTGGCGGCCCGCATGCAGCGGCCGGATCACGCTGCACTTGCGCGGGCCGTTGCCTGA
- a CDS encoding glutamate/aspartate ABC transporter substrate-binding protein — protein sequence MRLTTRCIRSIPLALAALSAVGAQAQALDGTLKKIQDSNTILIGVRESSIPFSYRDSQNKIIGFSADLCTRVIDAVKQKTGKPNLQVQQIPVTSQNRTSLVQNGSVDLECGVTTHLKSREQQTAFSTTFFIAGTRLLTGVNSGVKDFPDLAGKSVITNAGTTSERILRKMNDEKKMNMNVISGKDYGESFLTLQSGRVAAFMMDDVLLAGARTLAQKPTDWVVTGTPQSFEAYGFMLRKDDPPFKKLVDDTLTSVMKSGEIHTLYAKWFESPVPPKSLNFNFKMSDPLKALYANPNDTPFE from the coding sequence ATGCGTTTGACCACCCGGTGTATCCGGTCCATCCCGCTGGCGCTGGCCGCCCTGTCCGCCGTTGGCGCACAGGCGCAGGCACTCGACGGCACGCTCAAGAAGATCCAGGACAGCAACACCATCCTGATCGGCGTGCGCGAATCGTCGATTCCGTTTTCGTACCGCGACAGCCAGAACAAGATCATCGGTTTCTCGGCGGACCTGTGCACACGCGTAATCGACGCGGTCAAGCAGAAGACCGGCAAGCCCAACCTGCAGGTGCAGCAGATTCCGGTCACCTCGCAGAACCGCACGTCACTCGTGCAGAACGGCTCGGTGGATCTGGAGTGCGGCGTGACCACGCATCTGAAGTCGCGCGAGCAACAGACGGCGTTCTCGACCACCTTCTTCATCGCAGGTACGCGCCTGCTGACGGGCGTGAACTCGGGCGTGAAGGATTTCCCGGACCTGGCAGGCAAGTCGGTCATCACCAATGCGGGCACCACGTCGGAGCGCATCCTGCGCAAGATGAACGACGAGAAGAAGATGAACATGAACGTCATCAGCGGCAAGGACTATGGCGAATCCTTCCTCACGCTGCAGAGCGGCCGCGTGGCGGCGTTCATGATGGACGACGTGCTGCTGGCCGGCGCACGCACACTCGCCCAGAAGCCCACCGACTGGGTCGTGACCGGCACGCCGCAATCGTTCGAGGCGTACGGCTTCATGCTGCGCAAGGATGATCCGCCGTTCAAGAAGCTGGTGGACGACACGCTCACCAGCGTCATGAAGAGCGGCGAGATCCATACGCTCTACGCCAAGTGGTTCGAGAGTCCGGTGCCGCCCAAGAGCCTGAACTTCAACTTCAAGATGAGCGATCCGTTGAAGGCGCTGTACGCCAACCCGAACGACACGCCGTTCGAGTAA
- a CDS encoding 3-keto-5-aminohexanoate cleavage protein has protein sequence MNQANQPIAIAVAPNGARKTHIDHPALPITPDELAACARQCVEAGAAMLHLHVRRPDGTHSLEPDHYRPAIAAVRQAVGDALVLQITTEAVGIYTPEQQMASVRALQPEAISAALRELVPDTAHEAEATRFFGELAAARTAIQYILYSADDVVRYRDLRARGVLPDTPHWVLFVLGRYSAGQRSDPSDLLPFLQAWADGGEVTANVPWAMCAFGPREAECALTAALLGGHARLGFENNMMLPDGSTAPDNAALITNLRGHLDALHRPLASAAELRAWFGR, from the coding sequence GTGAACCAAGCCAACCAGCCCATCGCCATCGCCGTTGCGCCCAATGGCGCACGCAAGACGCACATCGATCACCCCGCGTTGCCGATCACGCCCGACGAACTGGCCGCCTGCGCACGCCAGTGCGTCGAGGCCGGCGCCGCAATGCTGCATCTGCATGTGCGCCGCCCCGATGGCACGCACAGCCTGGAGCCCGACCATTACCGCCCGGCCATCGCCGCCGTACGGCAGGCGGTGGGTGATGCACTGGTCCTCCAGATCACCACGGAAGCGGTCGGCATCTACACGCCGGAACAACAAATGGCCTCGGTGCGGGCCTTGCAGCCGGAGGCCATCTCCGCCGCGCTGCGCGAACTGGTTCCGGATACGGCGCACGAGGCAGAAGCCACGCGCTTCTTTGGCGAGCTTGCCGCGGCGCGCACGGCCATCCAGTACATCCTGTATTCCGCCGATGACGTGGTGCGCTACCGCGACCTGCGTGCGCGCGGTGTGTTGCCTGATACACCGCATTGGGTGCTGTTCGTGCTCGGCCGCTACTCGGCGGGGCAGCGCTCGGATCCGTCGGATCTGCTGCCGTTCCTGCAAGCCTGGGCTGACGGCGGCGAGGTCACCGCCAACGTGCCGTGGGCGATGTGTGCATTCGGCCCGCGCGAAGCCGAATGCGCGCTCACCGCAGCCCTGCTCGGTGGTCACGCCCGCCTGGGCTTCGAGAACAACATGATGCTGCCCGACGGCAGCACCGCGCCCGACAACGCGGCACTCATCACCAACCTGCGAGGCCACCTCGACGCACTGCATCGCCCACTGGCCAGTGCGGCGGAGCTGCGCGCCTGGTTCGGCCGCTAG
- a CDS encoding aspartate aminotransferase family protein: MTPSTTAVFHRDPRKTLPTAVGGEGMTLIDSDGKRYLDACGGAAVSCLGHGHPRVVEAICKQVRALAYAHTSFFTTDVAEELAARLTAAAPGDLDHVYFVSGGSEAIEAALKLARQYFVEIGQPQRQLFIARRQSYHGNTLGALAIGGNAWRREPFLPLLVPAHHVSPCFAYRERLDGETDGQYVQRLADELDAKIVELGSENVAAFVAETVVGATAGAVPPVADYFRRIRSVCDRHGVLLLLDEVMSGMGRTGYLFACEEDGVVPDLIAIAKGLGGGYQPIGATLVSRRIYDAITRGSGFFQHGHTYIGHATACAAALEVQKVIAEENLLANVRGRGEQLRTALRARFADHAHVGDVRGRGLFVGVELVADRATKAPLPPAHKTHARVKAEAMQRGLMVYPMGGTIDGQRGDHILLAPPFIATAQDIDAIVERLGDAVDAATAHAPEAVW; the protein is encoded by the coding sequence ATGACACCGTCCACCACCGCCGTCTTCCATCGCGACCCGCGCAAGACGCTGCCCACCGCCGTCGGCGGCGAGGGCATGACCCTCATCGACTCCGACGGCAAGCGTTACCTGGATGCCTGCGGCGGTGCGGCCGTCTCGTGCCTCGGCCACGGGCATCCGCGCGTGGTCGAGGCCATCTGCAAGCAGGTGCGCGCGCTGGCCTACGCACATACGTCGTTCTTCACGACAGATGTGGCCGAGGAGTTGGCCGCACGCCTGACCGCCGCAGCGCCGGGCGATCTCGATCACGTGTACTTCGTCTCCGGTGGCTCGGAAGCCATCGAGGCCGCACTGAAACTCGCGCGCCAATACTTCGTCGAGATCGGCCAGCCGCAGCGCCAGCTCTTCATCGCGCGTCGCCAGAGCTATCACGGCAACACGCTCGGCGCGCTGGCGATTGGCGGCAACGCCTGGCGTCGGGAGCCCTTCCTGCCGCTGCTGGTGCCCGCGCATCACGTCTCGCCGTGCTTCGCCTACCGCGAGCGCCTCGACGGCGAGACCGATGGGCAATACGTGCAGCGCCTGGCCGATGAACTGGACGCGAAGATCGTCGAGCTGGGTTCTGAAAACGTCGCCGCGTTTGTCGCCGAGACGGTGGTCGGCGCCACGGCCGGCGCGGTGCCGCCGGTGGCTGATTACTTCCGCCGCATCCGCTCGGTGTGCGACCGTCACGGCGTGCTGCTGTTGCTGGACGAGGTGATGTCCGGCATGGGCCGCACGGGTTACCTGTTTGCTTGTGAAGAAGACGGCGTGGTGCCGGACCTGATCGCCATTGCCAAAGGCCTGGGCGGCGGGTATCAGCCGATCGGCGCGACGTTGGTGAGCCGCCGCATCTATGACGCCATCACGCGGGGCAGCGGTTTCTTCCAGCATGGTCACACCTACATCGGCCACGCCACCGCGTGTGCAGCTGCACTGGAAGTGCAGAAGGTGATTGCCGAAGAGAACCTGCTTGCCAACGTGCGGGGGCGCGGCGAACAACTGCGCACCGCATTGCGCGCCCGCTTTGCCGACCATGCACACGTGGGCGATGTGCGTGGCCGCGGGCTGTTCGTTGGCGTGGAGCTTGTTGCCGACCGTGCCACCAAGGCACCGCTGCCACCTGCGCACAAAACGCACGCACGCGTGAAGGCTGAAGCCATGCAGCGTGGCCTGATGGTCTATCCGATGGGCGGCACGATCGACGGCCAGCGCGGCGACCATATCCTGCTCGCGCCGCCGTTCATCGCCACCGCGCAGGACATCGACGCCATCGTCGAACGCCTGGGCGACGCCGTGGATGCCGCCACCGCCCACGCACCGGAGGCCGTGTGGTGA
- a CDS encoding MurR/RpiR family transcriptional regulator: MTFERLMQTLRERAADLSPQLQRAAMLLETHQHDIALLSMRDLARRCDLPPATFSRLARALGFEDFAALRDICVNQLRQQADGFAGRASTLQGTDAAGASDAERIGTAIGAHVQSAFSPANLAALETAADALCAARRVYLLGARSCLALTHAFGYAAQLFDDKVTLCSGAGNTLADPLRFCGEGDVVIAVTFDPYTREVIEAMQYAHARGARLVYVTDSAIAPGAELAWQQLVAPVAIPSFFHSLAAPLALLDALLMTWFRRAGTTALAHLADSDAQLKQQQAYVRSARRSEAAVAHPAPVVPTQR; this comes from the coding sequence ATGACTTTCGAAAGGCTCATGCAGACGTTGCGCGAACGCGCAGCAGATCTGTCGCCGCAGTTGCAGCGTGCCGCCATGCTGCTGGAAACCCACCAGCACGACATCGCGCTGCTTTCCATGCGCGATCTGGCGCGGCGCTGCGACCTGCCGCCGGCTACGTTCTCGCGCCTTGCACGGGCGCTGGGTTTTGAAGACTTTGCCGCGCTACGCGACATCTGCGTGAATCAACTGCGCCAGCAGGCAGACGGCTTTGCCGGCCGGGCCAGCACGCTGCAGGGTACCGATGCGGCAGGTGCGTCCGATGCCGAACGCATCGGCACCGCCATCGGCGCGCACGTGCAATCGGCGTTCTCTCCAGCCAATCTGGCCGCGCTGGAAACCGCCGCCGACGCATTGTGTGCCGCACGCCGCGTCTATCTGCTCGGCGCGCGCAGCTGCCTCGCGCTCACGCACGCATTTGGTTACGCCGCGCAGCTGTTCGACGACAAGGTCACGCTGTGCAGCGGCGCAGGCAACACGCTGGCCGATCCGCTGCGTTTTTGCGGGGAGGGCGATGTCGTCATCGCTGTCACGTTCGACCCGTACACGCGCGAAGTGATCGAGGCGATGCAGTACGCGCATGCCCGCGGCGCACGCCTCGTCTATGTGACCGACAGCGCGATCGCGCCCGGTGCCGAGCTGGCGTGGCAGCAGCTCGTTGCGCCCGTGGCGATCCCGTCGTTCTTCCATTCGCTGGCCGCGCCGCTGGCACTGCTCGATGCGCTGCTGATGACATGGTTCCGCCGCGCCGGCACCACCGCGCTCGCCCACTTGGCCGACAGCGACGCCCAACTCAAACAGCAACAAGCCTACGTGCGCAGTGCCCGCCGCAGTGAAGCGGCTGTCGCGCATCCCGCGCCCGTCGTCCCCACCCAACGCTGA
- a CDS encoding response regulator: MATILVVDDEMGIRELLSEILGDEGHVVEVAENAQRAREHRANGTPDLVLLDIWMPDTDGVTLLKEWASQGLLTMPVIMMSGHATIDTAVEATKIGALNFLEKPIALQKLLSAVEQGLSRSKEKPRAAAPLAAPAAGAGAAPNAAIAGAPATIDRTDINGAPVRTVEGGGMQFSFDMPLREARDLFERAYFEYHLQREGGSMTRVAEKTGLERTHLYRKLKQLGVELSRNKGEPTV, translated from the coding sequence ATGGCCACCATCCTCGTTGTCGACGACGAAATGGGTATCCGGGAGTTGCTCTCCGAAATTCTCGGAGACGAAGGGCACGTTGTCGAAGTCGCCGAGAACGCGCAGCGCGCGCGCGAACACCGCGCGAACGGAACCCCCGACCTCGTCCTGCTCGATATCTGGATGCCGGATACCGACGGCGTCACGCTGCTCAAGGAATGGGCATCGCAGGGCCTGCTGACCATGCCCGTCATCATGATGTCGGGCCATGCGACCATCGACACCGCCGTGGAAGCAACCAAGATCGGCGCGCTGAATTTCCTGGAGAAGCCCATTGCGCTGCAAAAGCTGCTGAGCGCAGTGGAGCAGGGGCTGTCCCGCAGCAAGGAGAAGCCGCGCGCAGCGGCACCGCTTGCAGCACCGGCTGCAGGCGCGGGCGCGGCACCGAATGCGGCCATTGCGGGGGCACCTGCCACGATCGACCGCACCGACATCAACGGCGCACCGGTCCGCACGGTCGAGGGCGGCGGCATGCAATTCTCGTTCGACATGCCGCTGCGCGAAGCACGCGACCTGTTCGAGCGCGCCTACTTCGAATACCACCTGCAGCGCGAGGGCGGCAGCATGACCCGTGTGGCCGAGAAAACCGGCTTGGAGCGCACGCACCTGTACCGCAAGCTCAAGCAATTGGGCGTCGAGCTCTCGCGCAACAAGGGCGAGCCGACGGTCTGA